The following are encoded in a window of Acetomicrobium sp. S15 = DSM 107314 genomic DNA:
- the hepT gene encoding type VII toxin-antitoxin system HepT family RNase toxin — protein MVFKRESVSARLRKLEEVLEKLRGKEAVSLEEYRNNNVDLQWSIERGLEVASSLILDIGNHILAGVFQISVDEYEQILNELKQQKVISEELYRELHGLGGFRNILVHGYLDLDHDLVYAHYRKALRVFPKFVFEIAEWLEEHGEG, from the coding sequence AGAGCGTCAGCGCCCGCTTAAGGAAACTTGAGGAAGTGCTGGAAAAACTGCGCGGGAAAGAAGCCGTTTCCCTTGAGGAGTATAGAAATAATAATGTGGATCTACAGTGGTCGATCGAACGGGGATTAGAAGTGGCTTCATCGTTAATTTTGGACATAGGAAATCACATCCTGGCCGGTGTCTTTCAAATTTCCGTAGATGAATACGAGCAAATTTTGAACGAGCTCAAGCAGCAGAAGGTCATCAGTGAGGAGCTTTATCGAGAACTGCATGGCTTGGGAGGCTTTAGAAACATCCTGGTCCATGGGTATTTAGATCTGGACCATGATTTGGTGTATGCCCACTACAGAAAGGCGCTGCGGGTCTTTCCAAAGTTCGTTTTTGAGATTGCGGAGTGGCTTGAAGAGCATGGTGAGGGCTAA